TCTTCTGCCTTGGTACTTGGATCCCGATATGTAAGCAAGCTAGTCATACGCAACAAGCTTCAAGGTGTGAAAGAACTAGTTGATAATCCAAGCATTTGTGCCCGTTTGACGTCCACAGTACATAAACTCGTGTTTCAACATCTGCGTTCTGTGGATATGTTGCTAGAGCATTCACTGTTAAAGTTGCTTCATAGTCTTGTTCACCatggcagtgtgaaggaagtgATATTGTCACATTGGAATGAGCCCCACCCTGAATTATTATCTCTCATATTGCGGACAAGTGCAGGATTTTGGCATAAAGGGAAGAAGGAAGATCAGTATGCTTATTGTTGTGATGAGGTCAAATTAAAGATGGGTGTTCAAACAGTAGAGCCAACAACTCAAAATAATATATTGGATTGCTACCATGAAAATACTGCGTACTGTGCTTTATCTGACTGGTCGTTTACTACTACTCAGAAAGATGATGGTGAGAAGATCATGCCTCGAAGTGGTAACATGCCTCCTGTTAATGTTTTGTCCACAAGTGCTCATTATGTAACTTCTAAAGGAACATCGTGTGAGGAACTTTGTCTGGCAAATAGGTCAAGTTGTTGTGAAACACATAGGACCTATCCGAAAAAGCGCAAGTCCTGTGGCACAATGTGTAAAATGCTATCCTCTTCTGGAAATCATGGTATGGTTTTAATGGAACCAAATTCTTCTGCGCACAGCAGTCAATTAGACCAGCAGCCAATTTCGTTTGACAAGATTTGTGATGAAAACAATTGTTGCAAAGGGCAGAAAGATTTAAATGGCTCATTATATTCTTGTGCATGCAGTGGAGTTGTGAGAGAGCCTATATCTCCTGAACAGTATCACGATGGTTCTGAAGGAAACCCAAATTACTCCCATGGAACTAATAGAGGAACATTTGTTGATCCAACATCATCCAATGGGATCACTAAGACTTCAGAACAACTTGTGTCCGTTTGTGAGTGTTCTCATAGCGCTGATAAACAAAGTGCTGCAATCACAAAGCTGCAAACTTATGCTAAGTTAAATGAAAGTTTTTCAAAGTGTTCAGGATCTCCTGGTATGTGTTCTGAGGGATTTGAATCAACAAATGAGTCTTCTGTTCTCAATTCAAGCCCATGGACCTCAGAAGCTCGACTGTCATGTTTTATAAACCAAAAAACGTGTAAGAAGCCCAGACTGACCGATATATTGAATATCCAGTCAGCTGCACAATCAAAGAGTACTGATTTATCTGAAGTAATTGAGAACTCAGAGGACATCTATGATTATATTTTCATGATAGGTGGAAATAAAACAGACGCTGAGCAGAATACCTCAGGCACTGCTGAAAACAATGACAATCTGTTGAATAGTTTGAATAACTTTGATTGTTTTGACCAAGAGCAAGTGTACAGCACACCTCTTTCCCACCCTCCTGAGCTTTCCCTGAGGAGTGTATCAGTGCTGGAAATAACATCAGTCTCACTGACGTACAAGTCTTCCATAATGCTGTCCAAGTTGCTCAGTTCATGGGTGACCCTCCAGAAACTCGTCTTGGAATATAATGGTTAGTTTGTGAGGTTTGTAGAGCTGAAATAAAAGCATCACGCAGTTTTGGTTCTATCGCAAATCCAAAGCATGGAGCTACACCAACCTTAAGCACAATTATATTGAATTAATGTTTCATCTATTGCTAGTTTGTGTAACAGCAAAAGATAAGCCTTTGTTTAATATCCAGATAAGGGATTTCTCTTCTATTTCCCTCTCAAAATAAAATATGGAATTGAACACTAGGTTCTGAGCACCTGATTGCAGGTTTTGCCTAggatttttcttttaaaacatttcTTGCAAGTATAATGCCTACTTGTCAGAAATGTTATCAAATTTAATGTTTGAATTTTCTTAATTATTACTTCAGTTCATCACTGGGATAAAAATTGTGGAGTTGCCATTATTCTGATCCAGTTTGTATTGACAAGTTGTTATGTTGGTATTTTAATATCCTAGTGAAGGCTTTTCTTTAAACTAGTTTCAGTAACCACCCCATTCCTCAGCCTAGATAGGATCAGCAAATCACTTGTTAGTAATGGTCAGTGGCCTCCTAACTAGCATATAGATTGGGGTTTGCTCAGTTGGAAATATCAACAAAAATTTATGACATATGAAGTAATGGTAACGTAAATGGTGTCTGctttgaaaacaacaaatgctggagatcacagcaggtcagaaagcatccatggagagacaggaagctaatgtttcgagtctagatgacttctTCAAAACTAAAATGAAATGCTATCCAGTAATTTggcggcaggtggtgagggataTTGGGTGTAGAGTGCTGATGGAGAAAAGGTGTTGATTGTTCAGATTAAacgattggaatgtgagaatggcagaacaatttTGCCTCTCCTATCAGACTTGAGAGGACAGGCCGTCCCTACAatgaagggggtgaggggagagaggacatgatAACACGCTAAAAGAAAGCAAAGAAATGGGAGCTGGTTTACAATTGAAAGGTGTTGAGCTCAATATTAAGTCCATAAGGCTATAAAGTGCCtcgtctgaagatgagatgttcctccagtttgtgctgtttcactggaacattgcagcatgccgaggacagacaagtgggcttgagagcaggatgctgtgttaaacTGACCGGCTACAGGAAAGTCATGCTTGCATACGGGCGGGAGATGTTctacaaagcagtcacccagtctgcatttggtttctACAATGCagagtaggccacattgggtgcagcgaatacaatacacaagattgAGGGAGGTTCACGTGAAATGctacttcacctggaaagactgtttaggatcttggatggtgagcagggaggaggtgaaggggcaaGTATTGTACCTTCtgcagttacatgggaaggttggtggagggggaatgggggggagggtgttggaggctgtggaatGTATTGGGGTGTCCCAGCAAGaatgatccctgtgaaatgcagacagtgggagtgagggggaaaatgtgtttggtggtggcgtACTGAA
The sequence above is drawn from the Chiloscyllium punctatum isolate Juve2018m chromosome 7, sChiPun1.3, whole genome shotgun sequence genome and encodes:
- the lrrc41 gene encoding leucine-rich repeat-containing protein 41 gives rise to the protein MEPGKQEEEETLSRHVSTLYNICAKSISKNMVRLEQGVCGLPTAILRELLNYLNIYDLERIEEVAVKKGISTQFLWLQLWKDVIGTNPKVITEPFNWRTKFLQTFFHGVLWGTLDILNDRRLINSRSSALVLGSRYVSKLVIRNKLQGVKELVDNPSICARLTSTVHKLVFQHLRSVDMLLEHSLLKLLHSLVHHGSVKEVILSHWNEPHPELLSLILRTSAGFWHKGKKEDQYAYCCDEVKLKMGVQTVEPTTQNNILDCYHENTAYCALSDWSFTTTQKDDGEKIMPRSGNMPPVNVLSTSAHYVTSKGTSCEELCLANRSSCCETHRTYPKKRKSCGTMCKMLSSSGNHGMVLMEPNSSAHSSQLDQQPISFDKICDENNCCKGQKDLNGSLYSCACSGVVREPISPEQYHDGSEGNPNYSHGTNRGTFVDPTSSNGITKTSEQLVSVCECSHSADKQSAAITKLQTYAKLNESFSKCSGSPGMCSEGFESTNESSVLNSSPWTSEARLSCFINQKTCKKPRLTDILNIQSAAQSKSTDLSEVIENSEDIYDYIFMIGGNKTDAEQNTSGTAENNDNLLNSLNNFDCFDQEQVYSTPLSHPPELSLRSVSVLEITSVSLTYKSSIMLSKLLSSWVTLQKLVLEYNGLGPAIFLILKELYVLSRCNDNSLSTLVLKDDILHLPMIKLVKIPLSIFPRLHTFNLGFLLEIQNEALEKEMSMAVEEGTESYLEDLSLSWTNKPLQVDLLLPVLRELKFLRRLCLHRASFRTPEDLGKLLHATTYFLSALDWVTIQDVNLAVCFKEVLDLLRSAPLKGLTLDNCRLFERQTAETVSEIITALKQNQSLKFLSLPANRLGNNGLLSLAKLFTQDSLSCISSLNVSANCIRGDGLLKFAKLLLTSESEQFGGLKLKELNISENLFFREPALTQEALELFKNKCHVITIQSLTEPSQAFADHISVM